Proteins from one Salvelinus sp. IW2-2015 linkage group LG32, ASM291031v2, whole genome shotgun sequence genomic window:
- the LOC111957156 gene encoding uncharacterized protein isoform X3 produces MCLILRIAFLLVQVRGHCYTSINSAHVDQTIRPGHSFSLACEFVCLQPSHAMQWWKDGQVLLNASSILPNITLSMHVSGAGEKDSGNYSCRTEPPDALGTTAVITVGVSFPLDLPTSGPSVNTLEPTVEPKHIPCEVDRVGVSRQGVLDVVMVWYLLLKAIFLILMVTTIALVLACRLR; encoded by the exons ATGTGCTTGATCTTAAGGATAGCTTTTCTCTTGGTCCAAGTAAGAG GTCACTGTTACACCTCCATCAACTCAGCCCATGTGGACCAAACAATCCGTCCGGGCCACAGCTTCAGCCTGGCCTGTGAGTTTGTCTGCCTGCAGCCCAGCCATGCGATGCAGTGGTGGAAGGATGGCCAGGTGCTACTTAACGCTAGCTCCATCCTGCCCAACATTACTCTGTCTATGCATGTGAGTGGAGCTGGAGAGAAGGACAGTGGGAACTATAGCTGTAGGACAGAACCACCTGATGCCCTGGGCACCACAGCTGTTATTACAGTGGGAG TTTCTTTCCCCCTAGACCTCCCTACCTCTGGGCCCTCTGTCAATACCCTTGAGCCCACAGTAGAGCCAAAGCACATACCCTGCGAGGTGGATAGGGTTGGGGTTTCCAGACAAG gtgttctAGATGTTGTGATGGTGTGGTACCTACTGTTGAAGGCTATATTTCTCATCCTCATGGTGACCACTATAGCTCTGGTTCTAGCCTGCAGGCTCCGCTGA
- the LOC111957156 gene encoding uncharacterized protein isoform X5 yields the protein MSGHCYTSINSAHVDQTIRPGHSFSLACEFVCLQPSHAMQWWKDGQVLLNASSILPNITLSMHVSGAGEKDSGNYSCRTEPPDALGTTAVITVGVSFPLDLPTSGPSVNTLEPTVEPKHIPCEVDRVGVSRQGVLDVVMVWYLLLKAIFLILMVTTIALVLACRLR from the exons GTCACTGTTACACCTCCATCAACTCAGCCCATGTGGACCAAACAATCCGTCCGGGCCACAGCTTCAGCCTGGCCTGTGAGTTTGTCTGCCTGCAGCCCAGCCATGCGATGCAGTGGTGGAAGGATGGCCAGGTGCTACTTAACGCTAGCTCCATCCTGCCCAACATTACTCTGTCTATGCATGTGAGTGGAGCTGGAGAGAAGGACAGTGGGAACTATAGCTGTAGGACAGAACCACCTGATGCCCTGGGCACCACAGCTGTTATTACAGTGGGAG TTTCTTTCCCCCTAGACCTCCCTACCTCTGGGCCCTCTGTCAATACCCTTGAGCCCACAGTAGAGCCAAAGCACATACCCTGCGAGGTGGATAGGGTTGGGGTTTCCAGACAAG gtgttctAGATGTTGTGATGGTGTGGTACCTACTGTTGAAGGCTATATTTCTCATCCTCATGGTGACCACTATAGCTCTGGTTCTAGCCTGCAGGCTCCGCTGA
- the LOC111957156 gene encoding uncharacterized protein isoform X4 has translation MLTGHCYTSINSAHVDQTIRPGHSFSLACEFVCLQPSHAMQWWKDGQVLLNASSILPNITLSMHVSGAGEKDSGNYSCRTEPPDALGTTAVITVGVSFPLDLPTSGPSVNTLEPTVEPKHIPCEVDRVGVSRQGVLDVVMVWYLLLKAIFLILMVTTIALVLACRLR, from the exons GTCACTGTTACACCTCCATCAACTCAGCCCATGTGGACCAAACAATCCGTCCGGGCCACAGCTTCAGCCTGGCCTGTGAGTTTGTCTGCCTGCAGCCCAGCCATGCGATGCAGTGGTGGAAGGATGGCCAGGTGCTACTTAACGCTAGCTCCATCCTGCCCAACATTACTCTGTCTATGCATGTGAGTGGAGCTGGAGAGAAGGACAGTGGGAACTATAGCTGTAGGACAGAACCACCTGATGCCCTGGGCACCACAGCTGTTATTACAGTGGGAG TTTCTTTCCCCCTAGACCTCCCTACCTCTGGGCCCTCTGTCAATACCCTTGAGCCCACAGTAGAGCCAAAGCACATACCCTGCGAGGTGGATAGGGTTGGGGTTTCCAGACAAG gtgttctAGATGTTGTGATGGTGTGGTACCTACTGTTGAAGGCTATATTTCTCATCCTCATGGTGACCACTATAGCTCTGGTTCTAGCCTGCAGGCTCCGCTGA
- the LOC111957156 gene encoding uncharacterized protein isoform X6, which translates to MLTGHCYTSINSAHVDQTIRPGHSFSLACEFVCLQPSHAMQWWKDGQVLLNASSILPNITLSMHVSGAGEKDSGNYSCRTEPPDALGTTAVITVGDLPTSGPSVNTLEPTVEPKHIPCEVDRVGVSRQGVLDVVMVWYLLLKAIFLILMVTTIALVLACRLR; encoded by the exons GTCACTGTTACACCTCCATCAACTCAGCCCATGTGGACCAAACAATCCGTCCGGGCCACAGCTTCAGCCTGGCCTGTGAGTTTGTCTGCCTGCAGCCCAGCCATGCGATGCAGTGGTGGAAGGATGGCCAGGTGCTACTTAACGCTAGCTCCATCCTGCCCAACATTACTCTGTCTATGCATGTGAGTGGAGCTGGAGAGAAGGACAGTGGGAACTATAGCTGTAGGACAGAACCACCTGATGCCCTGGGCACCACAGCTGTTATTACAGTGGGAG ACCTCCCTACCTCTGGGCCCTCTGTCAATACCCTTGAGCCCACAGTAGAGCCAAAGCACATACCCTGCGAGGTGGATAGGGTTGGGGTTTCCAGACAAG gtgttctAGATGTTGTGATGGTGTGGTACCTACTGTTGAAGGCTATATTTCTCATCCTCATGGTGACCACTATAGCTCTGGTTCTAGCCTGCAGGCTCCGCTGA